A single Lolium perenne isolate Kyuss_39 chromosome 6, Kyuss_2.0, whole genome shotgun sequence DNA region contains:
- the LOC127307325 gene encoding elongation factor Tu, chloroplastic, translated as MASLAAASASTALLFPPSTSSSKPRLPLSASLGFSTPARFRRAASSSSPTGRRPGLLVVRAARGKFERTKPHVNIGTIGHVDHGKTTLTAALTMVLASVGGSAPKKYDEIDAAPEERARGITINTATVEYETETRHYAHVDCPGHADYVKNMITGAAQMDGAILVCSGADGPMPQTKEHILLAKQVGVPSIVVFLNKKDQVDDEELLELVDLEIRELLTAYEYDGDNVPIVSGSALKALEALMATPGLKRGENEWVDGIFSLIDSVDAHIPVPQRQTDLPFLLAVEDVFSITGRGTVATGRIERGTVKVGDPVDLVGIRETRNATVTGVEMFQKTMDDAIAGDNVGLLLRGMTKEDIERGMVLAKPGSITPHTKFEAVVYVLKKEEGGRHSPFFPGYRPQFYMRTTDVTGNVTNIMNDKDEEAKMCMPGDRIKMVVELIQPVACEQGMRFAIREGGKTVGAGVINNIIQ; from the coding sequence ATggcctccctcgccgccgcctccgcctccacggcgCTCCTCTTCCcgccctccacctcctcctccaagCCGCGCCTCCCGCTCTCCGCCTCCCTCGGCTTCTCCACGCCCGCGCGcttccgccgcgccgcctcctcctcctcccccaccGGACGGCGCCCGGGCCTCCTCGTCGTGCGCGCCGCCAGGGGCAAGTTCGAGCGGACCAAGCCGCACGTCAACATCGGCACCATCGGCCACGTCGACCACGGCAAGACCACCCTCACCGCGGCGCTCACCATGGTGCTCGCCTCCGTCGGCGGCAGCGCGCCCAAGAAGTACGACGAGATCGACGCGGCGCCCGAGGAGCGCGCGCGCGGCATcaccatcaacaccgccaccgtCGAGTACGAGACGGAGACGCGCCACTACGCGCACGTCGACTGCCCCGGCCACGCCGACTACGTCAAGAACATGATCACCGGCGCCGCGCAGATGGACGGCGCCATCCTCGTCTGCTCCGGCGCCGACGGGCCCATGCCGCAGACCAAGGAGCACATCCTGCTCGCCAAGCAGGTCGGCGTCCCCAGCATCGTCGTCTTCCTCAACAAGAAGGACCAGGTCGACGACGAGGAGCTGCTCGAGCTCGTCGACCTCGAGATCCGCGAGCTGCTCACCGCATACGAGTACGACGGCGACAACGTGCCCATCGTCTCCGGGTCGGCCCTCAAGGCGCTCGAGGCGCTCATGGCCACGCCGGGACTCAAGCGCGGCGAGAACGAGTGGGTCGACGGCATCTTCTCGCTCATCGACTCCGTCGACGCGCACATCCCCGTCCCGCAGCGCCAGACCGACCTCCCCTTCCTGCTCGCCGTCGAGGACGTCTTCTCCATCACCGGCCGCGGCACCGTCGCCACCGGCCGCATCGAGCGCGGCACCGTCAAGGTCGGCGACCCCGTCGACCTCGTCGGCATCAGGGAGACACGCAACGCCACCGTCACCGGCGTCGAGATGTTCCAGAAGACCATGGACGACGCCATCGCCGGCGACAatgtcggcctcctcctccgcggTATGACCAAGGAGGACATCGAGAGAGGCATGGTGCTCGCAAAGCCCGGATCCATCACGCCGCACACCAAGTTCGAGGCCGTCGTCTACGTGCTCAAGAAGGAGGAGGGCGGCCGGCACTCGCCATTCTTCCCCGGGTACCGCCCGCAGTTCTACATGAGGACCACCGACGTCACGGGAAACGTCACTAACatcatgaacgacaaggacgagGAGGCCAAGATGTGCATGCCCGGCGACCGCATCAAGATGGTCGTCGAGCTCATCCAGCCCGTCGCCTGTGAGCAGGGCATGAGGTTTGCCATCCGTGAAGGTGGAAAGACCGTCGGCGCCGGTGTCATCAATAACATCATTCAGTAA